The nucleotide window ATTTTCATTACCCCTTACGTTTTCTTGACTTGTAGTAATTGTGTGGCTCCTGTATTTTGTGTTGGAGGCAAAATATTTGCACTTGTACGGCGATCGAAATAGAACCCAAGTCCTGGAAGAtgactaggggtgggcatcaattCGGCCGAATCGATGAAATTGGTCGATCTAAATGGTAATTACCAGTTTAGTTTGGCTTTGATCAAGAAAAAGTCAAATGGTTTAAAAATCGAACCAGACCATATatgttttgatttggtttggttttgaatttttgtaaaCCGACTTAAACTAAACTGGACCGTTTGTGTGTACatctatttatattatattatacatatttaGTACTCTAATTAGGTGATGACTATATACTTGAATTGAATTATattagttattgaaatttgaagttttgagCTTTAAGATGGTTTCATACTCTAGCAAATGGTTTTCTAGCCTTTAGGTGATAGTCCAGCCACCCCAACTGAGGAGTGGGGTGCTCACAAATgagttttggaatttgaagatATATGGGAGGGTTGCTGGGTTGGGGAGGGGGACTCAACCAATTTTGGCATGTCAATAAATAAGTCCTTTGTTTGACAAAATTTGGAGGTGAATGAAAATTTAGTGGATCAGTCACTTGTGAAAGTTGAATCGTTCAAAATGTTGGgttaaaacaaatttgaatCATTATTATCttgaatacaatgactaatgaccaacacaaaaaatacaatatatcagttttcaaacaaaatgaaattgtgtaaattagaaaaaaaaaaatgtatttagAATAATTAAGTAGAGAAATGgaactttctttttggttaaGAACTTAAGAGGGAGCCAACCAAACCATGGCCCGAACACCAATACACAAAGAAACCCACAAAATCCTGAATAGGAACTGAGAAGCCTAAATCGAGAATAATCGTATCAATGTATGGATGAAATATATTAGCTAATAAAGTATTAATGTACGGATAATGAACGTCAACATTTATACGCGATGTATTTATCTATATTTcgcaatatttaaataatttcaataaTCTAACAcacatttcattttgaaaagtatatgAACTTTTGAGTCAAAATTCAAAgcactaaatatctcatgcAATGCAAGCGCGTAAAAGATAGTTAATTAACATTGATTGTTGAATTTGAGTCCACCAAGTCCATGTGATTCTGTGTAAGACTGAAGCAATATATCAATGAAGGAGACGTAAAACTGAGTTCCATTTTAGGCAGGCaaacaatctttttttttccccttctctTTTCATAGCACTCATCCAACGGTCACATTTCATGAGAATGTATGTAATATGCTAGGGTTTTGAAATGGTTGGAGTGTTGAGTATTGGTAGTGGTCCGATGAAATGGAGAGATTATAGAGTAGTACAGTACTACCACATCAGCATATGATACTTCCATTCAAAATTTGTCATGTGTcccatttaaaagaaaattaaaaatacttATACAGCTGGACTTTGACCTCCAATTTTACCCTTTAAAATAacattagaaaaaaattaaaataaaaggggTGGAGGAGGACTCCGAGTTgaaggatttttattttttattttcttattttctaattttattccaAAGGGTAAAATTGGAAGTCAAACTCCAGTTGTAtaaatagttttaattttcttttaaatatgacacatggcaAATTTTGAATGGGAGTATCATATGCTGACGTGGTAATACCGTgctattctataatttctcgaTGAGATGAAGGTGTGGGGCCCCATAACTGAAGataaatcattatattctcattgcagtgttgaattttttttttggggagggTGGGGATCAATCAACAACAATTTTTCAACCTTTGCTCTTTATCCAATTTGGTTGTTCTTGGGGTAAATAATTAACTAGGGTTAATTTGCTACCATACAAGATACAATAATTCAGTAATTCAGTAAGGGAAAAAgcctcacacacacacaattaaATTTACATGAAATCTTTAGTAATTTGTTGCCCTAATTAACATAATCTACATATAATTAGTCTCATCAAAACCAGGCAATGCATATGTATTGATTTGCTTAATTTACCCCTCTTGTTTTTTTCCTAAAATTTGGACAGGCATATAATTGGTGTACAAATAgtagaagttgatgatgtaaATCAAAGTTTATGAGTCATTTGGACGTGCCTAAAAAAGTTGTGACTCATAAAGATCGTCAGTTGCAGACTAATGACACTTTAACTAATTAGCAGAAATTCCACGATCATGCTTAATGACTAGGCCATGTTTACATAGATGATTAACACTTAATAATACACTAACGCCAACCAATAAGCCAACCCAAGTCGTCATGCATATATACATCAACCCAAGTCTTCGATTTGTTTGACATTTGGGGAAAGCCTAGTTGGCTCACAGCCTTAAAAAGTGTCTATAAATGGCAAAATCCATAAGGCTGGGTTTGCAGACGAAAGGGCAAAAGGGCAGGGGTGGTTAACAGTCGCTGCATGCAATAAGACACCAAAGCTTTGTAGTTCTCGACTGAAATTACCTATATACCCCATGTATGAATGTGATCTTCTGCGCACTAATTAGGGCATTGAGATTATTGACCATGGATGGACCACTTTGATACAACTGCAATTCCATGTGCTCCTTCTAGCTGCATTTTTAATTTACCATAATACAGAACTAGATGCAATCAAGTACTTCTGTACACCTGCTAGGATCGATCCTCACAAAAAATATGCATATGAATTTCAccgtttttaattatttttctcgggaaaaaaaaatcatgtgaATAGGTGTTAACGATATAGAAGatgaatatttataattagtgCATAATTAACTTTagcttaattatatattttgtacaTGGGATGACGAAGCTGTATTAGcactgtctctctctctttctcttcactCATTAATCTGAAATCAAATGGTAGAGAGGCATTTTGGTAAATAGTGGGAAAATGATGATGGGCAATTTGCCTACCTAAGTTTATCTAAATATAGAGAGTTGCTCAGTTCATTCAGCATTCCAAACTTGAAACCCAACAAGGCAAAGGGAGAAAGCAGAGGTAAAGCGCATAGAAATCTTGTTGGCTATAATTCTTCCACCACTGGGTTGGGTGTTTTGCTTCGCTATGGCTGTAAGGTACCAGTCACATAGTCATTTATTCAATACAAAAAATTGGTGTGCTATatgtttaatatttaatattaatgctaattaattattacTAATCATGATTAATATTTAATGAGGCTTTAATTTTTGCGTGTGTTTGTGGGTTATTTGTGAAATTGCAGGTGCAATTTTGGATCACCTTGTTGCTGACGCTGTTGGGTTATATACCAGGAATTATATTTGCAATTTATGtcttagtaaaaaaaaattaactaacTACATTAGGAAAATTTTGATGGTGAAGAACAACCAAGCTGTGCTGTGTTCTTAAGCTTGCCACTCTGCCTCATCCTCTCGGTTCAACCCCTACTCTCTCCAGCTTCCTCATCAACCACGCTGCTTTTTCGATTTCAATCTCAGCCGCCTCCACTAATAAGTGATTGGCtctaatttttctaatttttttcttttctttatttgcatTTTTGGGACTTATATTGAATTTTAATGTGTCTCATCCCTAACGCTAAACTACTATGTACACTAGGCCTGGCTAGACCTAGAACCAATCACCACAACCCTAACCAACGGTTAATGGACCCGAGCAAGAGCAAAACGGCGCCTCTTACTATGACCCTCACCTTTATCCTTGCGACCCACGCCTCAAACATCCTCTTGGCATAGTCCATGACACAGTAGAGCACCAGAAAGCTAGCTAGGTGAGTCGAACCGTGCTGAGGGTTTCAAATCCTAGGCCCAAGCCATACCAAATTCAAGAGCGGGCCGAGCAAAGCAGGCCTAAAGAACAGGTGGGGTAGAGCTTTGGCCTATCGGACATCGGGCTATCCACTTCGACCCATGGGCTTAGGGGCAAATGAAGGTAGAAGTATCAAACAGATTAGGCCAGTCCGAGCCATATCTTTGTGTAGGCCGGGATTAGGTAATTGGGCCCAATGGGCCGAACCTCGTTTAAAgcccatttattaaattatatttgttttagagaaaaaaaatacataatattattatatttatatcttagttcattttatttctctaataatatatattaaaaattaattttttttaaaactaaaataataattttgtttccaagtttcaatttttaaaatccgAACAATAATCTAGtcctttttctatttaaatgtaCTTGAAATAAATTTAGTGGCTCTTTTcccaacaaataataataaatcttgTATATAaatcattttgaaaaatatcgAAATGAAGTTGttaaaaaaagagatatttagtgatatacccatttctagcactaatattataaataaaccctacacaattgaattcctataaacaaacccaaaaaatgatagccggccttattgaatttaatattaattattaaattactttgatgccctattgagtgctttgtgtatttttatgagattttgggattgggcttgttttaagaaattgatggcagttttgtaatttataagaagttaaaagcttttttgttatgttgtaaatggactttgggtgtgtttctaaagtccattttatatagggtatttttataattttggcccccatattgggtataatagtgaatctcccttaaaaaaattacaacaaaaaaaaaacgcaaTACATAAGTCAAGCTTAGCGTGAGTCTATATCAGCTCATTTAGCCTGGCAAAAAATCCCCTTTAGTGGCCCATACAAAATTAACTTACTTGTGCCGGAAGCAAAGAAACATATTGCAAATAGAAAACTATACCAACCTTCCCTCCTATATATACATCCATCTCCTTGAAAGATGGTGTGGAAGAGAGGGTTCATTAAAGTGCTCTTTCCTGTGATTGATCCATCAATTTCAAAGGCAATTAACCGACTCAAAATTAAACATAATCATAACCAAATTGAGTGATTGAAGTAATTAATACTAATTCATTTATTTGTCAAGATGGATATTACATATCCAATATCATCTCTTTGATCCGTTTGACTGGTTCTAGTAATCAATAATTTTACATTTAGAAGTTGAAGCTATGGATCTTTCCCAAAGTGGTCCGGAAGGAATTTACACTGGCAATGCATTCAATTTGATGTGGAACGAAAGAAAATACTTGAGTTGgtcatgatcatgatcatcaaATGGAATTATTAAAGCTTACTCTTAGGAATCCCAACTGGTTTATCTTTAGACCTTCGCTCTACGGCTCGGGACAGTTTCTTCACCGCCTCTTTTGGAAGATGGGAGGGTTTGCTCAGCCAGTCTCCCCCATCGACAACCAATGTTGTTCCGTTGATGTATTTTCCTAAAAGCACCATACGGATGAGAAATGAGGTATGGAAATCTTTAAAGCAATGTGGAACTTTTAAGTTGCAAAGTGTTATCAATACTGTACTATCTCTCAAGTAGTAGTTGCAATTTGCGAAAGATCAGAAATCCATAAGATACTGCATAATTTGCATACAATAACAAAGCAGACATGAACCATTTCAACTACTCATATCATAAGAGAAAATTAATGGACTCATCTACAACTACTAGCACATATAGTCACTTGGTGACATTGCAATGACTGGTTAAAGAACACGTTGCCTCACTGTATTTAtaacatgaaaaagaaaaaaagatgaagaaaaaggcTGCTAGTAAATATTTCATTAGTGTTTTTATCAAAACTTAAGGTAATAAGGTGTTTACTAAAAAAACgtgaaaaaaacagaaactttcTTGCAAGTCAAGGGACTGTCAAAACTATTTTGCAAATAGAAGGTAAGATGGTGGGCAATTTGGAATACTCATACTTCAAGGAGTGAATTAGATTGATAACCTGCATTGGATGCAAGATATAGTGCAGCCATAGCAATATCCCATTTCTGACCTACTTTAGATACAAGAGTCTGCTCTTTAAGTGTGCTCAAAATCTCCTGAGGTAAAAGTTTACTGAAGCCAGCAGTGTCTTCAATAGGTCCTGGTGCAATACCATTGACTCTAATATCATAGTCTGTGCCCCACTCCAATGCCAAGCTTCTTGTAAGGCTATCAACAGCAGCCTGGTATAAAGGACAGAATATAGATGAATTCGGTTCAGTCAGTATCATCAGTCCTTGTAGTCAAGTGCTACTTGCTACCTTTCCCAAGTTCAGGAGAGACTAGGCTGCATTTCATACGTTGtccataatttttattttttaaaaaaaaaaagggaaaaacaaagaaaataatgcataATCGCACACGTACGAGCAAAGTTATTTCAAAAGTTTCTACGAATTTAACAAACCTTTGCTGCAGATACATGAATTTGATACCAAGTAGCTGTATAATGCAAAGTTGCACTTATGTTTATGATTGTTCCACCAACAGACGAGTCTTTTCCTGACGCTCCTTTCTTGAGATACTTAAGTGCTTCGCGACACATTGTAAAAGTGCCAACAGCGTCTATATCTATAACTGCAGGAAACAATTACTTCAAAGAATTAGAATTCATTTTAAGAGTCTAGGAGCAATTTATCAAATTAAAGGCAATATCCAGAGATTAATAATGTGGGAGATCCTTCTATGAAATATGGATAAAACTGGCTATGCTTAGGTTGATACTTGTAAAGATAAACCTGTTCGAAATCCGTT belongs to Prunus persica cultivar Lovell chromosome G4, Prunus_persica_NCBIv2, whole genome shotgun sequence and includes:
- the LOC18778155 gene encoding peroxisomal 2,4-dienoyl-CoA reductase, with the translated sequence MESPFKADILKGKVALLTGGASGIGYEISLQLGQHGASIAVMGRRKHVIDSAVEAFQSQGIHAIGLEGDVRKRDDAARVLESTVKHFGRLDILVNAAAGNFLVPSEDLSPNGFRTVIDIDAVGTFTMCREALKYLKKGASGKDSSVGGTIINISATLHYTATWYQIHVSAAKAAVDSLTRSLALEWGTDYDIRVNGIAPGPIEDTAGFSKLLPQEILSTLKEQTLVSKVGQKWDIAMAALYLASNAGKYINGTTLVVDGGDWLSKPSHLPKEAVKKLSRAVERRSKDKPVGIPKSKL